The genomic window TGACGACTATAGGAAAGAGAAACAATTTTATGAAGCCAAATGCCATCAACAAATTTTTATTTCgttttagcttttaattttttttgtttataaggtgaatttgatattatttaaggAATATGTGATACCAAGATTATTACTATATTATCATATTTTGACATCATTGAGAATACAAGATTATCAACTTAAGATAATTTTTGGAACCGAAAATGTGAGATGGCTTGAGCCAAACCACCCTTAAAAAAGAAATGGCGAATGATTgtaatgaaaatggtaagtggcTAGTGATGATTAAATAAACAGTAAACTAGCTTTGATGAGAGCATAGTTGTTTATGATAAGGTAAGAATGAAAAACGATAATTCAGTGAAGAAAGGTTTAAAGATAATGAACGTAATCGAGATTATATGAAAGATACACTCGCTTAACATGTTGATAAAGTGAGTGCTACACTGCTACTTAAGTGCATTATTTGTTCAATAAGAAAACAAGCACTTCTATTCCAGGAAAAAGTTGGCATCAGATTTCTGGTTTGTTTAAATTTTCTATTCGGAAAATACATATTTACATTATGTAGCtaatatatatttgcatgtatattatgcatattttaataaaaattaaaattggacaataaatatatatctatatcAATGACAATAACGATAAACTCAAAACGTTTGAGACAACATCGATATTAACTTCGTATTTTATAATCCCATAATCATACATAAATAATTTCTATTTATATAAGTTTTACTATGTAAATTTCAGAATcgtggggggggggggggggctaGTTTAGATCAACCTCACCAAAGGGAATCAGTGACATTGACAAAGATACATAATTCATCAAAACTTTGATATGAAAATCATACcttcaatcaaatttttatatatatgggCACGAATCATGTTATATACAAAATGAAATGGCTACTCAGTTTATCTCCTTCTGTCTCTTAATAAggaaaattatttacacaaaataaaaaagaaaaaaaattcccaTCATTCTAAGGAGTTCACAAACCCATTATCACATCCAGTCCCACCCATCAAACGAATTTTGCACATAAAGATGAACTGGAGATGATTGTAAACACATGACACTTACAGAAGTAACCCCCAAAAAAGCAGACAATCATTAGTTCAGAAGATCTGACTTTCCAGACTAATAAAAaagatatgtatgtatatgtatgcatgcatgcatgtatgtatgtatgtatgtatgattgAATGAGAGAAGAAAGAGTTAATGTGCTGCTGAGCAGGTCTGTACAAACAAGGCACTACAAAACAGGATAACAGCATTGTATTCCCTCAGGCATAGACCATCTAGTATTGAACTTTAAAATGGTATCAAACTTGTTTCTCTGTTACTTTTTCtgtatttctttcttctttctctatTCAATGTCAAAAGTTTCCAAGGGGTGAAAGCACAATGAGACCAAGACTCCTTTATAAAATGAAGGGGGGGGGGATgaaggaaaagaaattcaaaaccaAACTTTGCCAAATCTGCAGGAGCCACTAAATATATGATGACGAATTGGGGGGGGGGGAGTAAAAACTTAAACTCTGAAGGATTTGGTAAGTTGTAACCTTTGCAACAAAACTTAAGTTCTAGCAGCCGAAGCTGAGTCCAAAACCAGGAAACTAATTGGTGGGCAAGTCAAATATCATTTCCTGCATCAGAAGATAATTAGGACCCTCTTGTTATTTGCTTAGGTTATATACAATAATTCTTATAGACTGATAAGAGATGAAAATAGTTTCAAGACAAACCTTATCACACACAGGACATGTCTCACTTCTTTCCATCCATTCAAAGATACATGCAAGGTGAAAATGATGCTCGCATTTTGTGataatttttggattttcttcATCATATTCTGCAGGAAAGAACAGAAAAGGGgcctatcaacaacctttctaCTTGGAAGTGGAAATATGACTTGGCGTAAAAAACACAACATCTTTTCTTGCAGTGAGGCAGAAAAGTTCATAGATTGAAAGTGGAAGACATACCTTCCAAACAGGTTGGACAACAATCTTCCTCCTCCTTCGTAGGCACGATTGATTCAACTGGTTTTGGAAGTTCTATTTCTAGCTTTTTTGAAGATTCGTTTTCAGTAGTATTTTGTGCTTTGCAGTCCAATTCCTTTGCATCATCAGATTTTATACAAGTCTCTTGAGTGTTTACAACAACTGTTTCTTGGCCAGAACCAATATTTGTTGTTTGCACTG from Gossypium hirsutum isolate 1008001.06 chromosome D12, Gossypium_hirsutum_v2.1, whole genome shotgun sequence includes these protein-coding regions:
- the LOC107947040 gene encoding probable E3 ubiquitin-protein ligase RHB1A, giving the protein MGGCCCCSSRGVENSAPADYCNTRASDRHVPLSSRNATASALSTGLLVDTNLEVSVPDAYRPPPAPIPFDAALGHPLTPSAAQGIHSSKSNEAVQTTNIGSGQETVVVNTQETCIKSDDAKELDCKAQNTTENESSKKLEIELPKPVESIVPTKEEEDCCPTCLEEYDEENPKIITKCEHHFHLACIFEWMERSETCPVCDKEMIFDLPTN